The sequence below is a genomic window from Abyssisolibacter fermentans.
TGTTTAGCATCATCTTATTATTTATAATTGGAGGAATATTACTAAGAAGAGTACCGAAAGAAGTATAATCCCACATTATTATAGAGAACCCAAATCTACGATTTTGAGTAGGGAACTAAAATCTTGATTTTATGTGAGTCGCTTACTCCTATGAATATAATGAATAGGAGAATCTTTATAAGGTGCTTCTGATTATAAGAAGTTCATTAAATTTTAGGCATACCAACTTGGTATGCCTACAGAGATTAATTACAAAAGTATAATATATATAGTGTTTACCTATTGAATATGCTATAATCATGAAAGTATCAAATATAGGTTGAAAGGATCATCAAAATGTCTAGAAAAACATTATATGTATTATTGACTTGCGTTGTTATACTATGGGGTACTTCTTTTGCAGTTACTAAGATTGGGATAAAGAGTGCAGGAGCTATAGAGTTTTTATGTATGAGACTTTTCTTTAGTTCTTGTATTTTTTGTTTGATTTTAATATTTTTACCCAAACAAAAAACAAAAATAGATATAAAAGATGTACCATATTTGATTTATTTAGCATTTATTGGGGTAGGAGGTTATTTTATTGTTCAATATAGTGCGTTAAAATTAACTACAAGTGTAAATGCTTCACTAATACTTGCTACAGCACCAATATTTATAGTGATATATTCAGTATTTGCTTATAAAGAAAGATTAAGCGTTAATAAAATTTTAGGTATTTCATTATGTTTTGTCGGCGTTATATTTATAATAAGCAAAGGTCAAATGAATGTTATTTCATTTAGCAAAACTATAAAAGGTGATATAATCATGTTATTAAATGCAATTATGTTGGCAGGATTCTCTTTAGGAGCAAAGAGAATTTTAAATAAATATGATTCCTTTGTAGCTATTGCATATATACATATTTTAGGATTTATTATAGTTTTATTATTTGCAATTATTCCTAATAAACTAGTAGTACATTCTATGCTTAAAGATTTTTCTTATATAAATAGTAAAAATATTTTGTCTGCATTATATTTGGGAATTACTTGTAGTGTTTTTGGATATGCTGTGTGGTATAAAGCTATAAAAGAAATAGGTGCAACAAGAACTTCTGTTTTTAATTACATCAACCCACTGGTAGCATCATTAACTTCTTTCATTTTATTTGATGAAGGTATCAATGTATTTACTGTTGTAGGAGGGGTTTGTATTATTTTAGGTGTCACTTTAATTAATACTAAATTTACTAAAAAAATCACAGCAGAATAATAAATTCTGCTGTTTTTAGTAGAGAGACTAAAGCTATCATTCATATGATTTTTAGGATATATAAATAATGTAATAAGTTCAGCAAAAGGAATTGCAAGTCAGAAACTTTTTAGGAACAAAAATTATGGTAGTAATAATATACCTAATATAATAAAATTAAAAGAAATAAAGGCAATGATTTTCTCATTATTAATTGCAAAAAATCAGAAAATAATATATTAAAACCACATATAATAAATGACTATAAGAACAACATCATTATCTATTTTTATACCATTTCAGCACAATACCAAAACTTGGAAATTGCTAATATTTATACAAATAAAGGATTTAAAAGAATAATATCTAATTGTTAATAAAGTAAAGTAGTAGCCATATAAACAAATATATAAAATATCAGATGCTTTACAAAATTTAATTAATAGATAGTTTTTCTAATTCTGTAGAAGATGAGTTTTTGACGGAAATACAAATACGTGTTAAAGAAAGAAAATAATATTACCTGTTATAAAACAAAGGAAGGTACAATTATGGATATTTATGAAGTTTTAAAGATATATTTTGGATATGAAGAATTTAGAGATGGTCAGAAGGAAGTTATAGAGGCGATAATAAACGGTAGAGATGTTTTAGGTATTATGCCAACTGGTGGAGGTAAATCCTTGTGCTATCAATTACCAGCAATTATAAACAATGGCGTAACTATTGTTATTTCTCCACTTATAGCTCTTATGAAAGATCAAGTGGACTCATTAAAAGAAATTGGTATAGAAGCTACTTATATTAATAGTACCTTGGCTTCAGATGAAATATTAGATAGACTAATGGATGTAAGACGAGGAAGATATAAAATAATATACGTTGCACCTGAGAGATTGAACACAAAGTATTTTAAAAGTATAGTTCAAAATGTTAGTGTTGAATTAATAGCTGTTGATGAAGCGCATTGTATAAGTCAATGGGGACATGATTTTAGACCAAGTTATTTAGAAATACCTAAATTCATACAAAGTTTCAACAAAAGACCTGTAGTAGGTGCTTATACAGCTACTGCAACTAAAGCTATAATAAAAGAAATTAAAGAACTGATAGGATTACAAAACCCAGTTGAATTAATTACAAGTTTTGATAGACCAAATTTAATGTATAAGGTTATAAAAGCTAGTAACAAATTTCAATATCTAAAAAACTATTTGAATAATAATTTCGTTGATAATTCAGGAATTATCTATTGCTCTACAAGAAAATCTGTAGAATCTGTTGCAAAAAAACTGAGAGAAAGAGGAATGGCAGTAACTTTATATCATGGTGGAATGGAAGCTGAATCAAGAAGAATAAATCAAGAGGAATTTACTTTTAATAGAGCAAGAATAATTGTAGCAACCAATGCATTTGGTATGGGAATAGATAAGCCAGATGTGAGATTTGTTATACATTATAATATGCCACAAAACATGGAAGCTTATTATCAAGAAGCTGGGAGAGCTGGTAGAGACGGAGAAATGAGTGAATGTATATTAATGTATTCACCATCAGACGTTGTCAAACAAAAGCTTTTAATAAACAATGATAATTTAACACTCAAAAGGCAAGAAATACTACTAAAAAATCTACAATATTTAATAGATTATTGTCATACTAATAATTGTCTACGTGCTAGTATATTAAGATATTTTAATGAAGAACCAAAATTTGAAAAATGTAATAATTGTGGTAATTGTTTAGATAATAGTGAAATGGTTGATATTACCTTAGAAGCACAAAAAATTCTTTCTTGTATATACAGAGCTAGAGAGAGATTTGGTGTAAATGTTATTATCAATATATTAAGAGGATCAAAGAATAAAAAGATTTTAGAAATGGGATTAGACAGGCTTTCAACGTATGGTATAATGGATGATTACAGTACTTATGCTTTAAGAGAAATGATAATGACACTAATATCTAAAGGCTTTATTAATATAACTACAGATAAGTTTCCCATTCTTAAGCTTACAGCTACATCATTAGATGTATTAAAAGGGATAACTACCGTTGAACACAAAAAATATTTGCTAAAAGAGCAAACCCAAGAAAAGAAAGCTATAAATAAACTGCAGTATGAAGAATATGATGAAGAGTTATTTAATAAGCTTCGAGAAATAAGAGCTGATATATCAAAAGAGAAAAATGTACCTGCATTTATTATATTTCATGATGTTTCATTAAAAGAAATGGCAACAGTTTATCCTCAAAATAGAGATGAGTTTCTGGATATAAATGGAGTAGGAATAAAAAAATATGAAGCTTATGGTGATATTTTTATTGAAGTAATAAAAGGATATAAACAAAAAGAATAAATGGAATAAATTACAATTATAGATGTGTTTTTTATTGGTTAAAATAGACAATAGAATAAATTTATAAGCCAATAAAGGAGAGATAATTATGAAAGCTTTTGTAGATAAAAACACATGTATAGGCTGTGGAATATGTCCAGATGTGTGTCCAGAGGTGTTTGAAATGGACGCTGATGGAAAAGCTGTAGCCTCTGATAGCGAAGTACCAGATGATATACTAGATAATGCCAAAGATGCAGAAGACCAATGTCCAGTTGATGCAATATCAGTAAGGTAGTTTATAGTTTATATTATATTTAATATATACTCAGCATGTTTAAAATGTGCTGAGTATTATTTGCATATAGCAAAACATAAGACCTTTCTATAATAAATTAGTTGTAAAAAAATGGCGTATTGACAATTAATATAGCGTATTATAATATGTCATATGATTATTGTGACTAATTTGATAAAAGTGGGTGAAAACGATAAGAAATCATAACAATACTCCATTATTTGATGCATTAAAAAACTATAATAAAAGAAATGTTATTCCCTTTGATGTTCCAGGACATAAGCATGGGAATGGCATTCCAGAATTTGCAGAATATATAGGGAAGAAAGCCTTAGAAATAGATGTAAACTCCATGAAATGTTTGGATAATATAAGTAACCCAATAAGTGTAATAAAAGATGCAGAAGAATTGATGGCAGATGCATATTGTTCAGATTATGCATTTTTCTTAGTAAATGGGACATCATTTGGTGTTCAAGCTATGGTAATGACTGTCTGCAAACCTGGAGATAAAATTATAATGCCTAGAAATGCGCATAAATCAGCTATAAATAGTTTAATAATAAGTGGGGCTATTCCAATATACGTTCAACCAGAGATTAATGATGAACTAGGTATTGCCATGGGAGTAACAGTGGAAAATATTAAGAAGTCTATAATGGAAAATCCAGATGCAAAGGCAGTATTTTTAATTAATCCAACATATTATGGTGCTGTGTCAAAGATGAAAGAAATTATTGAGGTAGCACATAAAAATGGTTTAGCAGTTTTAGTAGACGAAGCTCATGGAGCACATTTTAGATATCACGACGAACTTCCAAAAACAGGTATAGAGTTAGGCGCAGACATGGCAGCAGTCAGCTTGCATAAAACAGGCGGATCATTGACCCAAAGTTCAGTATTGTTACTAAACGAAGGGTTAATAGATAAAAATACAGTTAAAACTGCTTTAAATTTGTTACAAACGACCAGTGCTTCATATCTTTTAATGTCAAGTTTGGATGTTGCAAGGAAAATGTTGGTTACAAAGGGTCAAGAAATATTATCTAGAGTATTAAAGTACACAAGAGCAGCACGACAAGAAATCAACAATATAAATGGACTATATGCTTTTGGTAAAGAATTAGTAGGCTATCCAGGAGTTTATAATTTTGACGAAACTAAGCTAGGAGTCTGTGTAAGAAATCTGGGAATTACAGGATTTAAAGCTTATGACATTTTAAGAGATAAATATAACATTCAAGTAGAACTTGGTGATGTATTTAATATACTTGCTATTATAAGTGTTGGAGATACTGAGGAGTCTATCAAATTACTTGTAGATGCTTTGAGAGATATGAGTTTTAAATATAGAAGTAGTGAGATGAAACTTGATAAAGTAGCGTTAAAAAATCCAGAAGTTATAATTTCTCCTAGAGATGCTTTTTATGCCAAAAAAAGAGTAATAAAGCTAGAAGATGCACAGGGAGAAATAAGTGGAGAATCTATAATGGCATATCCTCCAGGTATACCAATAGTTGCACCGGGGGAAAGGATAAATAAACAAATAATAGAATACATCAAATTTCTAAAAAATCAACATAGTATGCTTAGAGATACAGAAGATCCTTATGTAGATAATATTAAAGTCTTAGGAATATAAGAATGCTTGGTTAAAGTTTTAGAATAATAAGAGAAAGGCTAATTTTTAGAAAAAGTCTATCTCTTTTTTTGTGCGTATAAATTTATGATAATTCCAAATAATACATGTTGAATATTACGGTGAATTGTAGTATTTTATTACTAGTAAAACTTACTATATATAAATAATAAGTTTATGAATATTAAACATATGGAAGTATTATTAAAAATATGTTCGAATAATTATAGATAAAAGAAATAATATATGGTAGAGCAGAAGGGAGAATAGAGCGATGAAGATTGAACAATTGGGAAGACATATTTTAGTAGAATTGTATAATTGCGATAAAGAGATTTTGAATGATAATAATTTAATTGAAAAATATATGAATGAAGCCGCTGAAGTAGCAAATGCTACTATTGTGACTAGTTGTTTTCACATCTTCAATCCATGGGGAGTAAGTGGAGCAGTTATTATTCAAGAATCTCATTTGACAATTCATACATGGCCAGAGTATGGATATGCGTCAGTAGATTTATTTACCTGTGGAGATTCAGTAAATCCATGGAAAGCTTTTGATTATCTTAAAACAAAGCTTAAAGCTGAAAAAGAGGAAGCTACAGAAGTTGCAAGAGGACTTTCTGATAGAATACAGTATTATGCAACTCAAAATTTAGGTGAAATAAAGTTTAAACCTGATGCAAAGTAAGGGAATATAGCACTAAGAAAATGATTTATCTGATGAAATTATCAGTATCATTCAAAATTTGAGTATAGTTAAAATAAATGTAAAAATAAGAATAAATAAATTGTTCTTTTATTTAATAATAAATTTAAAGGAGAATTGATTATATAAAAAACTATGAAGTTGTTGAAGAAATGACAGTTGATAGAATCTATACTGGCGAGATGTCAAATTCAACAAACTTTACTAGTGCAGTAAACATGCCAGATATTACCACGTCTGCTGTGGGGGTTAATGCTTGAATTACAGCTACCATTGGTTAATAATTTTACAAAGACTTAGTTTGAAAGCTAAGTCTTTATTTTTTTAATTAAGGAGTTATTTCTTTGAAATGTTTTTGTACTACTATAAAAATAAAAAATAACATAAAATATAAAATATGACAGAATTTTCAAAAAAAGAATGATACAATGAGTTTGTACATTAAACTAATAAAAAGGAGGATTCATATGAATAACTACGAAGTTGTTGAAGAAATGACAGTCGATAGAGGTTATTGTGATGCAATATCACAAGCTACAGAATTTACAACTAAAGTAACAGTACCTGATATAACTGCACCAACTGTAGGCGTTAATAGTGGAATTTCATGGACTTTTTAGGTTTCTGAAGGGGTAGTACAAGTATTAGAGACTTAGCATTTAAAGCTAAGTCTCTATATAAGAAGGGGGTATTTTTATGAAAGTGGTTTTTGTTAATGCTGTTAGTAAGTTTAAATATGGAGATTTATATATCGGTTCTCTTATATTAGCTAAGATATTAAAAAAAAATGGATACGAGGTTGAAATAGTAGATTTTGCATATTTACATAATATAGGGGAACTAGATAGTGATGTATTTGAAAATGGCAATACAGCTGAATTAAGTGAGTATTTAATAAACAAAAAAGCTGATATTATAAGTTTTTATACTATGGCTAATTCATATCACTTGAGTATTGATATGGCTGAATATATAAGGAGTAATGCTCCTGATATTAAATTACTTTTTGGTGGACCTCAAGCATCAGTTGCTGCATATGATTTAATGAACACATTTCCTTTCATAGACCTTATTGGGATAGGAGAAGGAGAAAACAGCATAGTTGATATTATGAAAGCTTTTGAAGGAGAGAAGGATTTTTCAAAAATAAAAGGTATATGTTACAGAAAAGGTACAGAGATTATAACAAATGAAGAGAACGGATTAATACAAGATTTAGATACATTACCTGAAATAGATTATGAACTCATACCATATATGGATAAAATGAAATCATTACCTATAGAAGTTGGAAGAGGATGTCCATTTGGATGTAAGTATTGTTCAAGTAAAAGTTTTTGGAAACAAAAATTTAGATTAAAAAGTAATGACAGAATAATAAGTGAAATAAAGAGTTTAATGAAAGAATATAATATTACTCATTTTAGTTTTATACATGATTTGTTTACTGCCAATAAGAAAAGAATTATAGAATTTTGTAATAAAATAATAGAGGAAGAACTAAAAATTAAGTGGGCCTGTTCTGCAAGAATAGACACTTTAGATAATGAAATAATTGAAATGTTAGTTAGAGCGGGTTGTACAGGAATTTATATTGGCGTAGAAACTGGATCTAGCAGAATGCAGAAATTTATTAATAAAAATCTTAAAATAAATGATGATTTTTATAATAAAATAAAATTACTTACAAAAAACAAAATTCAGGTAACGGCATCTTTTATATATGGACTTCCTAACGAAGAATTAGAAGATTTAAAAGAAACTTTCAAAGTTATAAAAAATTTAAGAGACATGAATGTGCACACTGTGCAACTCCATATGTTTTCAATTTTAAGAGGTACTGAATTTTACAATGAATATTCTCATGATATGAGTTTTGATGATAATTTGGTATCAGATATTACTTATGGGGCAAATATGAAGAGAAATACTGAATTAATAACTAAGTATCCTAATCTGTTTTCTCATTTCTATATTCTTAATAAATCCTTAGTTAAAAAATATCCATATTGTGATATGTTTATGAATCATTATATTCAAATTTTGTATACAATGTTTAGGATTACTTATAATAATTTGATAGATTATTTTAAGTGTGATTTTTTAGCTTTTTACAATTCATTTTACAAATATTTAGCTGCTAATTCAAAAGAGTTAATAAATTATAGTGATAACATAGATGTAGAACACAAGCATTTTGTTTATAAGGTAATAGACATTTGGAAAGAATATATTAATAGTTATAAATTTGAAAAATACGATAATATTATTAAAGAAATTTATAGATTTGAATGCGATCTTAATGATTTTATTTTTAATAATGAAGAAAATGAGGATGCAATTAAAACTTATGATTTTGATGTTTATGATGCAAATAAGAAGACTTTTAAATTAGATGAATATATGCCAAAAGAAACAATTATAAGAATTTATAAACCTGATGGCGTATATAAATTACAAAGACTTAGGAAAAAAATTTCATAGTATAAAATTAAAATGATACTTTTGCTTAATAAATATTTTAAAAAATATGAAAATATAAACAGTAAAATTATAAATAACTGTAGGAATATTTTATGTACTATATCTAGTTATTTTGATGCTAGATAGAAAATGGATTAGATTTATGCAATAATATTGAAAATGAATATTAGTAACTTTAAATCAGTTATGTTAGGATAATTAATATTACTATAATCGCTGTAATTTTATACGTTAATACAAGGTTTCTTGTCAATGAGATAAGAAGCCTTTTTTAGCAGAAAACTCAAATTTTGATTTGGTATGGTGTTTGCTCCTAGGAACTTAAATAGGAGAACCAAAATCTATAATTTTGTGTGAATTACTTACTCCTAGAAACATAGTGAGTAGCCAGCGACTTATTCATATAAGTAGAAACGATGAAGAAACTAACTTTTGAAGTCACAATTTCAAAGAAACATTAGATGATTCACTAATAACTATATTGGTAGTTTTTACAACTAACAATTTGTAAACTAATTTATTTTAAACATTCAAACATAGAATTTATGAGTAGGGAACGTTTTTGTAGCTAACTGAAATAATACATAAAAGGGGGATTGGTTACATGAGTAACTATGAAGTTGTTGATGAGCTGACAATTGATAAAGGTCAAGAGGATTTATCTTCAACTACAATTACTACTTATTTTATTTAAATAAGTTACATTATAACTACTGTAAATAGTATAAGTATCATAAGTGCTGTCTAAAAATTTTGAAAAGACAGCTTTTTCTTTTGATTGTGCAGCAACTTCATTTATAGCAAACAACAATACAATATACCAAATATGAATAATATTATAAAAAATAAAAGAAATAAGTAAAAAAATAATAAAACATGGGAAAAAATAAAAATAATACAAAATTTGTGATATAATTAACTTGTACTAAAAGTGTAAATAAAAAAGGGGGTTTTTTGCATGAATAACTATGAAGTTGTTGATGAGATGACAATTGATAAAAGTCAAGAGGATTTATACACAGCAATTTTTACTATTGATATACGTAATTAACTATTATAAGTATTAGAAACTTAGCTTTATGGCTAAGTTTCAATATTAAGGAGGTATTTATGAAAGTTATATTCGTTAATGCAATAAGTAAATTTAAATATGAAGAATTATATATAGGACCTCTTTTATTAGCTAAGATATTAAAAGATAATGGATATGAAGCAGAAATAGTAAATTTTTCATATTTGCATAATATAGGAGAATTAAAAAGTAATGTATTTGAAGATGGAAATACTGCTGAATTGGGTGACTATTTAATAAACAAAGAAGCTGACGTTATAAGTTTTTATACTATGGCAAACTCATATCACTTAAGCCTTGAAATAGCTGAGTATATAAGATATAAAACTCCTAATACTAAATTAGTTTTGGGAGGGCCTCAAGCATCAGTTGCAGGGTTTGACTTAATGAGTACTTTTTCATTCATAGACCTCATTGGTATAGGAGAAGGAGAAAGTAATATAGTTAATATTATGAGAGGCTTTGAAGGTAAAATGGATTTTTCAAAGATAAAAGGCATAGCTTATAGAAAAGGATCAGATATTATTATAAATGAAGAAAATGATTTAATACAAGATTTAGATACATTACCGGAAATAGATTATTCATTTATTCCATATATAGATAAGATGAAATCATTTCCTATTGAAGTTGGTAGAGGATGTCCTTTTGGATGTAAGTATTGTTCGAGTAAAAGTTTCTGGAAACGAAAATTTAGACTAAAAAGTAATGGCA
It includes:
- a CDS encoding aminotransferase class I/II-fold pyridoxal phosphate-dependent enzyme, with product MKTIRNHNNTPLFDALKNYNKRNVIPFDVPGHKHGNGIPEFAEYIGKKALEIDVNSMKCLDNISNPISVIKDAEELMADAYCSDYAFFLVNGTSFGVQAMVMTVCKPGDKIIMPRNAHKSAINSLIISGAIPIYVQPEINDELGIAMGVTVENIKKSIMENPDAKAVFLINPTYYGAVSKMKEIIEVAHKNGLAVLVDEAHGAHFRYHDELPKTGIELGADMAAVSLHKTGGSLTQSSVLLLNEGLIDKNTVKTALNLLQTTSASYLLMSSLDVARKMLVTKGQEILSRVLKYTRAARQEINNINGLYAFGKELVGYPGVYNFDETKLGVCVRNLGITGFKAYDILRDKYNIQVELGDVFNILAIISVGDTEESIKLLVDALRDMSFKYRSSEMKLDKVALKNPEVIISPRDAFYAKKRVIKLEDAQGEISGESIMAYPPGIPIVAPGERINKQIIEYIKFLKNQHSMLRDTEDPYVDNIKVLGI
- a CDS encoding B12-binding domain-containing radical SAM protein, whose translation is MKVVFVNAVSKFKYGDLYIGSLILAKILKKNGYEVEIVDFAYLHNIGELDSDVFENGNTAELSEYLINKKADIISFYTMANSYHLSIDMAEYIRSNAPDIKLLFGGPQASVAAYDLMNTFPFIDLIGIGEGENSIVDIMKAFEGEKDFSKIKGICYRKGTEIITNEENGLIQDLDTLPEIDYELIPYMDKMKSLPIEVGRGCPFGCKYCSSKSFWKQKFRLKSNDRIISEIKSLMKEYNITHFSFIHDLFTANKKRIIEFCNKIIEEELKIKWACSARIDTLDNEIIEMLVRAGCTGIYIGVETGSSRMQKFINKNLKINDDFYNKIKLLTKNKIQVTASFIYGLPNEELEDLKETFKVIKNLRDMNVHTVQLHMFSILRGTEFYNEYSHDMSFDDNLVSDITYGANMKRNTELITKYPNLFSHFYILNKSLVKKYPYCDMFMNHYIQILYTMFRITYNNLIDYFKCDFLAFYNSFYKYLAANSKELINYSDNIDVEHKHFVYKVIDIWKEYINSYKFEKYDNIIKEIYRFECDLNDFIFNNEENEDAIKTYDFDVYDANKKTFKLDEYMPKETIIRIYKPDGVYKLQRLRKKIS
- a CDS encoding DMT family transporter, whose protein sequence is MSRKTLYVLLTCVVILWGTSFAVTKIGIKSAGAIEFLCMRLFFSSCIFCLILIFLPKQKTKIDIKDVPYLIYLAFIGVGGYFIVQYSALKLTTSVNASLILATAPIFIVIYSVFAYKERLSVNKILGISLCFVGVIFIISKGQMNVISFSKTIKGDIIMLLNAIMLAGFSLGAKRILNKYDSFVAIAYIHILGFIIVLLFAIIPNKLVVHSMLKDFSYINSKNILSALYLGITCSVFGYAVWYKAIKEIGATRTSVFNYINPLVASLTSFILFDEGINVFTVVGGVCIILGVTLINTKFTKKITAE
- the recQ gene encoding DNA helicase RecQ — translated: MDIYEVLKIYFGYEEFRDGQKEVIEAIINGRDVLGIMPTGGGKSLCYQLPAIINNGVTIVISPLIALMKDQVDSLKEIGIEATYINSTLASDEILDRLMDVRRGRYKIIYVAPERLNTKYFKSIVQNVSVELIAVDEAHCISQWGHDFRPSYLEIPKFIQSFNKRPVVGAYTATATKAIIKEIKELIGLQNPVELITSFDRPNLMYKVIKASNKFQYLKNYLNNNFVDNSGIIYCSTRKSVESVAKKLRERGMAVTLYHGGMEAESRRINQEEFTFNRARIIVATNAFGMGIDKPDVRFVIHYNMPQNMEAYYQEAGRAGRDGEMSECILMYSPSDVVKQKLLINNDNLTLKRQEILLKNLQYLIDYCHTNNCLRASILRYFNEEPKFEKCNNCGNCLDNSEMVDITLEAQKILSCIYRARERFGVNVIINILRGSKNKKILEMGLDRLSTYGIMDDYSTYALREMIMTLISKGFINITTDKFPILKLTATSLDVLKGITTVEHKKYLLKEQTQEKKAINKLQYEEYDEELFNKLREIRADISKEKNVPAFIIFHDVSLKEMATVYPQNRDEFLDINGVGIKKYEAYGDIFIEVIKGYKQKE
- the speD gene encoding adenosylmethionine decarboxylase; the protein is MEQLGRHILVELYNCDKEILNDNNLIEKYMNEAAEVANATIVTSCFHIFNPWGVSGAVIIQESHLTIHTWPEYGYASVDLFTCGDSVNPWKAFDYLKTKLKAEKEEATEVARGLSDRIQYYATQNLGEIKFKPDAK
- a CDS encoding ferredoxin, producing MKAFVDKNTCIGCGICPDVCPEVFEMDADGKAVASDSEVPDDILDNAKDAEDQCPVDAISVR